One genomic region from Salinicola endophyticus encodes:
- a CDS encoding aminotransferase class V-fold PLP-dependent enzyme — protein sequence MTTLADFQHVLSSPDLLARLRQGLIGDDLPITTPFGQRRLLYADYVASGRALRQVERFVSEEVLPFYANSHTEASHCGQTMTRLRQEARALIARELNAEDCHVVFSGSGATAGINRIVALLDIAAGVGRGERIRVLVGPYEHHSNLLAWRESGAEVVEIPEGEAGGPDPAALEQALVEAAGSDLIVGAFSAASNVTGIISDVDDITRRLKRHGALAIWDYAGAGPYLAMDMAPAPDCRKDAIVFSPHKFVGGPGASGVMVVRDSVARRHTPSLPGGGTVSFVSPWAHRYSANLAAREEGGTPNVIGDIRAALALMVKSAIGLPEIARRDAELRRRALAHWADEPRLALLGRQDVAALPIFSFRVHDADGGLIHHQLFTRMLSDLHGIQARGGCACAGPYAHRLLGIDASASAALVERLDQGHELEKPGWVRLSLHLLHSEEQVARLLDGVLTLAREAPTWARHYRADPATARFRTETAEG from the coding sequence ATGACCACACTCGCCGACTTCCAACACGTTCTCTCCAGCCCCGACCTGCTGGCGCGCCTGCGCCAGGGCCTGATCGGCGACGACCTGCCGATCACCACGCCCTTCGGTCAGCGCCGCCTGCTCTACGCCGATTATGTCGCCTCCGGGCGCGCGCTGCGCCAGGTCGAGCGCTTCGTCAGCGAAGAGGTCCTGCCGTTCTATGCCAACTCGCACACCGAGGCGTCGCACTGCGGGCAGACCATGACCCGGCTGCGCCAGGAGGCACGGGCGCTGATCGCGCGGGAGCTCAACGCCGAGGATTGCCATGTGGTGTTCAGCGGCAGTGGCGCCACCGCCGGTATCAACCGGATCGTGGCACTGCTCGATATCGCCGCCGGGGTGGGCCGCGGCGAGCGCATCCGCGTGCTGGTCGGCCCCTACGAGCATCACTCCAACCTGCTCGCCTGGCGCGAGAGTGGCGCCGAGGTGGTCGAGATTCCCGAAGGCGAGGCCGGCGGGCCGGACCCGGCGGCGCTGGAGCAGGCGCTGGTGGAGGCCGCCGGCAGTGACCTGATCGTCGGCGCCTTCTCGGCCGCCTCCAACGTCACCGGCATCATCAGCGACGTCGACGACATCACGCGCCGGCTCAAGCGCCACGGTGCCCTGGCGATATGGGATTACGCCGGTGCCGGCCCCTATCTGGCGATGGACATGGCGCCCGCGCCGGACTGCCGCAAGGATGCCATCGTCTTCTCACCGCACAAGTTCGTCGGCGGCCCCGGCGCCTCCGGGGTCATGGTGGTGCGCGACAGCGTGGCGCGGCGGCACACGCCTTCGCTGCCCGGCGGCGGCACGGTCAGCTTCGTCTCACCCTGGGCGCACCGCTACAGCGCCAACCTGGCGGCGCGCGAGGAGGGCGGCACACCGAACGTGATCGGTGACATCCGCGCCGCGCTGGCGCTGATGGTCAAGTCAGCGATCGGGCTGCCCGAGATCGCCCGCCGTGATGCCGAGCTGCGCCGCCGCGCCCTCGCCCACTGGGCCGACGAGCCGCGGCTGGCGCTGCTGGGGCGCCAGGATGTGGCGGCGCTGCCGATCTTCTCCTTCCGCGTACACGACGCCGACGGCGGCCTGATCCACCATCAGCTGTTTACCCGCATGCTCTCGGACCTCCATGGCATCCAGGCCCGCGGTGGCTGCGCCTGCGCCGGACCCTACGCCCATCGCCTGCTGGGGATCGACGCCTCCGCCTCGGCGGCACTAGTCGAACGCCTCGACCAGGGGCACGAACTGGAAAAGCCCGGCTGGGTACGGCTGAGCCTGCACCTACTCCACAGCGAAGAGCAGGTAGCGCGCCTTCTCGATGGCGTGCTCACGCTGGCCCGGGAAGCGCCGACCTGGGCCCGCCACTACCGCGCCGACCCGGCCACCGCACGCTTCCGGACCGAAACCGCCGAGGGATGA
- a CDS encoding histidine phosphatase family protein, producing the protein MPHLSRRPFVFLRHAQSTRNQERRIGGQHDVPLTARGEAEARRAQALVGGLDWSLAVASPLVRARHTAELALGRAPDRLEEGLMERHWGDLEGQPIPTAIPYTDTPPNGEAWEAFVTRIATTLNALLDEADTPLVVGHSGLVRAVRWLTSGSPTGPRSANAIPLWIAPATGDRWDIRDFTAADRARIVR; encoded by the coding sequence ATGCCCCATCTGAGTCGCCGCCCCTTCGTCTTCCTGCGCCACGCCCAGAGCACGCGCAATCAGGAGCGGCGTATCGGCGGGCAGCACGACGTACCTCTCACCGCCCGCGGCGAGGCCGAGGCGCGCCGCGCTCAGGCGCTGGTCGGCGGGCTCGACTGGTCGCTGGCGGTCGCCAGCCCGCTGGTGCGCGCCCGCCACACTGCCGAGCTGGCGCTGGGGCGCGCCCCCGACCGTCTGGAAGAGGGGCTGATGGAGCGCCACTGGGGCGATCTGGAGGGGCAGCCGATCCCCACCGCAATCCCCTATACCGACACGCCGCCCAACGGCGAAGCCTGGGAGGCGTTCGTCACTCGCATCGCCACCACCCTCAATGCGCTGCTCGACGAAGCCGACACCCCGCTGGTGGTGGGCCACTCCGGGCTGGTACGCGCGGTGCGCTGGCTCACCAGCGGCAGCCCCACCGGCCCGCGCTCGGCCAACGCCATCCCGCTGTGGATCGCCCCTGCCACCGGCGACCGATGGGACATTCGCGACTTTACCGCCGCAGACCGCGCCCGGATCGTACGTTAG
- a CDS encoding ABC transporter substrate-binding protein — MLACHGRSASSLRRWRRSLHRLILCASLLASLLLLASVANAADHDDTDTRTRADAPAATRYPLQVTDLAGRVVTLDHAPRRIFLDDPRHLLALAALLPDPVARLSGWHGSLADFDPEAQARFTHAFPALAQLPVLAGGDPLPSAEALLTLAPDLILVNRARYGAIRGTRLLAQLDALGIPVLFIDFQQHPLTDTRPSLTLLGRALDVQPRAAALNRRLAELEAAVADCVDAAAHDTTRDTSPSVLIDIAPGLKVGCCRSNFDSGLADLVARAGGDNIAADMTPGSENVLNPEAILARDPAVIIATAAQWPAGGSVRAGFGVTPAQTQRDLADVVNRRPGWATLSAVNQGGLHALWHGYHQSPFSALALTAIARWLHPQACAALDPAGAQQALFRDFLPIAADGTFRATYGEAPPER, encoded by the coding sequence ATGCTCGCCTGCCACGGCCGCTCCGCCTCTTCCCTGCGCCGCTGGCGCCGATCGCTTCATCGTCTGATCCTCTGCGCCAGCCTGCTGGCGAGTCTGTTGCTTCTCGCCAGCGTGGCCAACGCCGCAGACCACGACGACACCGACACCCGGACGCGCGCCGATGCGCCCGCCGCGACCCGCTATCCGCTACAGGTGACCGACCTCGCCGGGCGCGTGGTGACCCTCGACCACGCGCCTCGGCGCATCTTCCTCGACGATCCCCGGCATCTGCTGGCGCTGGCAGCGCTGCTGCCCGATCCGGTGGCCCGCCTGAGCGGCTGGCACGGCTCGCTCGCCGACTTCGACCCCGAAGCCCAGGCGCGCTTCACCCACGCCTTCCCCGCCCTGGCCCAGTTACCGGTACTGGCGGGTGGCGATCCGCTGCCCAGCGCCGAGGCGCTGCTAACGCTCGCACCGGATCTGATCCTGGTCAATCGCGCCCGCTACGGCGCCATCCGCGGTACCCGGCTGCTGGCACAGCTCGATGCCCTGGGCATCCCGGTGCTGTTCATCGATTTCCAGCAGCACCCGCTGACGGATACCCGCCCCTCGCTGACCCTGCTGGGTCGCGCGCTCGACGTCCAGCCCCGGGCGGCGGCGCTGAACCGGCGGCTGGCCGAGCTGGAGGCAGCGGTCGCCGACTGCGTCGATGCTGCCGCCCATGACACCACCAGAGACACCTCTCCCAGCGTACTGATCGACATCGCCCCCGGCCTCAAGGTGGGGTGCTGTCGCAGCAACTTCGATAGCGGCCTGGCGGACCTGGTGGCCCGGGCCGGCGGCGACAACATCGCCGCCGACATGACCCCGGGCAGCGAGAACGTGCTCAATCCGGAAGCGATTCTGGCACGCGACCCGGCGGTCATCATCGCCACCGCGGCCCAGTGGCCGGCGGGGGGCTCGGTGCGCGCCGGTTTCGGCGTCACCCCCGCGCAGACACAGCGGGACCTGGCCGATGTCGTCAACCGCCGCCCGGGCTGGGCGACGCTTTCCGCGGTCAACCAGGGGGGCCTCCACGCCCTCTGGCACGGCTATCACCAGAGCCCCTTCAGCGCCCTCGCGCTGACAGCCATCGCCCGCTGGCTGCATCCCCAGGCGTGCGCCGCACTCGATCCTGCTGGGGCGCAGCAGGCGCTGTTCCGCGACTTCCTGCCGATCGCCGCCGACGGCACCTTCCGCGCCACCTATGGCGAGGCGCCTCCCGAACGCTGA
- a CDS encoding TonB-dependent siderophore receptor produces the protein MTARSFAPGRALPRWQPLAAMLALLPLTPAHAEDTGEVALDPVVVSARATGDASEGYRPGASDLATGRRTDFLSQARTVDALTPQLLADIGADSLTDAMAFVAGVTQGNTMGGTEAGFIKRGFGSNSDGSILRDGIRQPRDTFPLFTTERIDVLKGPSSFRYGIQEPGGVINIVSKKPQYTWQRTLSGKGSSFGGGDASVDVTGPLGDSGAAFRFIVGQQDENSWRDFGSHRQTVVAPSLSWEDDDTRLWFAYTYRDYDLTLDRGTAFVDGDPVDVPRKRRFDEPWSRVTGHDQSFSARWEQDLNRAWTSRLTYGWTRRQYDDGQPRVLSVSEDGTARRRADANRGFDRRVIYTAAELLGDVELAGIRHEMTVGLDHERRRDYLADRYRGATDTISIYAPHHGDLTLDGARYDSARSHRLDEIDSTAAYIDDSLHLGERWILGLGGRYQMTEQYGGQGRPFVVATDTDDTLFLPHASLLYQIDPLTSTYVSYSESFVPNTPDSDTGQRFDPERGRGWEAGLKRRLLDERVEAALAYFEITKENVVVSDNGVSRAVGKSRARGAGMSLQGQLTERLSLLANYAYTDAEVIEDADGGTAGNALPNVARHTAALLLAQELALDPDTGRWRVGGGLRYVGSREGDSDNSFRLDAYTVADAFVAWETRWLGDATHLQLNVHNLFDTTYYPSSGGDTRVVVGDPLEVTLQASVTF, from the coding sequence ATGACTGCACGATCCTTTGCCCCAGGGCGCGCCCTGCCGCGCTGGCAGCCACTCGCCGCCATGCTGGCGCTGTTGCCACTCACACCGGCGCACGCCGAAGACACCGGCGAGGTCGCGCTCGACCCGGTGGTGGTCAGCGCCCGGGCTACGGGTGACGCCAGTGAAGGCTACCGCCCCGGCGCCTCGGACCTCGCCACCGGCCGGCGCACCGATTTTCTCTCCCAGGCACGCACCGTCGACGCGCTCACGCCGCAGCTGCTCGCGGACATCGGCGCCGACTCCCTGACCGATGCCATGGCGTTCGTCGCCGGGGTCACCCAAGGCAACACCATGGGCGGTACCGAAGCCGGCTTCATCAAGCGCGGCTTCGGCAGCAACAGCGACGGCTCGATCCTGCGCGACGGCATCCGCCAGCCGCGCGATACCTTTCCGCTGTTCACCACCGAACGCATCGACGTGCTCAAGGGGCCGAGCTCGTTTCGCTACGGCATCCAGGAGCCTGGCGGTGTGATCAACATCGTCAGCAAGAAGCCGCAGTACACCTGGCAGCGCACCCTCAGCGGCAAGGGCAGTTCGTTCGGCGGCGGTGATGCCAGCGTCGACGTCACCGGCCCGCTGGGCGACAGCGGCGCGGCATTCCGGTTCATCGTCGGCCAGCAGGACGAGAATAGCTGGCGCGACTTCGGCAGCCACCGCCAGACAGTGGTGGCGCCCTCGCTGAGCTGGGAGGACGACGACACCCGGCTGTGGTTCGCCTATACCTATCGCGATTACGATCTGACGCTGGATCGCGGTACCGCCTTCGTCGACGGTGACCCCGTCGATGTCCCGCGCAAGCGCCGGTTCGACGAGCCGTGGTCGCGGGTGACCGGTCACGATCAGTCGTTCAGCGCGCGCTGGGAGCAGGATCTGAATCGCGCCTGGACCAGCCGCCTGACCTACGGCTGGACCCGGCGCCAGTACGACGACGGCCAGCCGCGGGTGCTCAGCGTCAGCGAGGACGGCACCGCGAGGCGTCGCGCCGATGCCAATCGCGGCTTCGACCGCCGGGTGATCTATACCGCCGCCGAACTGCTCGGCGACGTCGAGCTGGCGGGCATCCGCCACGAGATGACCGTCGGACTCGACCACGAGCGCCGCCGCGACTACCTGGCCGACCGCTATCGCGGTGCCACCGATACGATCTCGATCTACGCCCCGCATCACGGTGATCTGACCCTGGACGGCGCCCGCTACGACAGCGCACGCAGCCATCGCCTGGACGAGATCGATAGCACCGCGGCCTATATCGACGACTCGCTGCATCTCGGCGAACGCTGGATTCTGGGGCTCGGCGGGCGCTATCAGATGACCGAACAATATGGCGGCCAGGGCCGCCCCTTCGTGGTCGCGACCGACACCGACGACACGCTCTTTCTGCCCCATGCCAGCCTGCTCTACCAGATCGACCCGCTGACCTCGACCTATGTCAGCTACAGCGAATCCTTCGTGCCCAACACGCCGGACAGCGACACCGGTCAGCGCTTCGATCCCGAGCGGGGCCGCGGCTGGGAGGCCGGGCTCAAGCGCCGCCTGCTCGACGAGCGGGTGGAGGCGGCACTGGCCTACTTCGAGATCACCAAGGAGAACGTCGTGGTGAGCGACAACGGCGTGTCGCGGGCGGTGGGCAAGAGCCGCGCCAGAGGCGCGGGGATGTCGCTGCAGGGCCAGCTGACCGAGCGGCTGTCGCTGCTGGCCAACTACGCCTACACCGATGCCGAGGTCATCGAGGACGCCGACGGCGGCACCGCCGGCAACGCGCTACCCAACGTGGCACGTCACACCGCCGCGCTGCTGCTGGCACAGGAGCTGGCACTCGACCCCGACACCGGCCGCTGGCGGGTCGGTGGCGGGCTGCGCTACGTGGGCAGCCGCGAAGGCGACAGCGACAACAGCTTCCGCCTCGACGCCTACACCGTCGCCGACGCTTTCGTCGCCTGGGAGACCCGTTGGCTGGGCGACGCCACCCATCTCCAGCTCAACGTCCACAACCTGTTCGACACCACCTACTACCCCTCGAGCGGCGGCGATACGCGGGTGGTGGTGGGCGATCCGCTGGAAGTCACGCTGCAGGCCAGCGTGACGTTCTAG